A window of Rhodococcus sp. SGAir0479 contains these coding sequences:
- a CDS encoding DUF2784 domain-containing protein — protein sequence MPYRVLADATVVVHLLFLGYVVAGGFLAWRRRRTIWLHAAAVAWGFGTVLIGIDCPLTHLENWARERGGEPQLPSSGFIAHYLTGVVYPEHAVDLVRAVVAAVVVASWVGYALLRRRDRRRLVV from the coding sequence GTGCCGTATCGGGTCCTTGCGGATGCCACCGTGGTCGTCCATCTGCTGTTCCTCGGTTACGTCGTGGCCGGCGGATTCCTGGCGTGGCGTAGGCGGCGCACGATCTGGTTGCACGCCGCCGCCGTCGCGTGGGGTTTCGGCACGGTCCTGATCGGGATCGACTGTCCGCTCACGCACCTCGAGAACTGGGCGCGCGAGCGCGGCGGTGAGCCGCAGTTGCCGTCGAGCGGGTTCATCGCGCACTACCTCACGGGTGTGGTGTATCCCGAGCACGCCGTCGATCTGGTGCGCGCCGTCGTGGCCGCGGTGGTGGTGGCGTCCTGGGTCGGATACGCACTGCTCCGCCGCCGCGACCGGCGCCGCCTCGTCGTGTGA